The Prevotella fusca JCM 17724 genome includes a window with the following:
- the rpiB gene encoding ribose 5-phosphate isomerase B, with protein MEIKTVGVACDHAGYPLKQFVIQYLEEHKYAYKDFGCNSDLSCDYPDYAHPLAEAIESGEVYPGIAICGSGEGMAITLNKHQGVRAGLVWNKDVAELTRQHNDANVIVLPGRFIDNKTAAKILDEFFKASFEGGRHERRVKKIAIQQD; from the coding sequence ATGGAAATTAAGACAGTAGGAGTTGCCTGCGACCACGCAGGCTATCCATTGAAGCAGTTCGTTATCCAGTATCTGGAAGAACACAAGTACGCATATAAGGACTTTGGCTGCAACAGTGACTTGAGTTGCGATTACCCTGATTATGCCCACCCATTGGCTGAAGCCATTGAGAGTGGTGAAGTTTACCCGGGCATTGCCATCTGTGGCAGTGGAGAAGGCATGGCTATTACGCTCAACAAACACCAAGGTGTGCGTGCCGGTCTGGTATGGAACAAGGACGTAGCAGAGCTGACCCGTCAGCATAATGATGCAAACGTCATAGTGCTTCCTGGCAGATTTATTGATAACAAGACAGCCGCAAAGATTCTTGATGAATTCTTCAAAGCCAGCTTTGAGGGTGGCAGACACGAACGCCGTGTCAAGAAGATTGCCATCCAGCAGGACTAA
- a CDS encoding transketolase family protein: MNDKKLMNRAADNIRILAVSMVEKAKSGHPGGAMGGADFINILFSEFLVYDPEQPEWAGRDRFYLDPGHMSPMLYAALTLQGKFTVDDIKQFRQWGSITPGHPERDIAHGIENSSGPLGQGHAYAAGAAVAEKFLEARLGKTMMQHKIYAYISDGGIQEGISSEVGRLAGNLGLNNLIMFYDSNGIQLSTECAAVMTEDTAMKYQAWGWNVMKIAGNDPDAIREALVAANKEEHRPTLIIGETVMGKGALQADGSSYENSIKTHGAPLGGDAYTNTIKNLGGDIEDPFKIFPEVQKLYSDRAAELRKIVAERHAAEAAWEKENPEKAELMRQWFSGKAPKIDWSGLVQKRDIPTRNASAACLGLLAEQVPNLIVSSADLSNSDKTDGFLNKTHSLTRGDFSGAFFQAGVSELAMACMCIGMMLHGGVITAMGTFFVFSDYMKPAVRMAALMQVPVKFIWTHDAFRVGEDGPTHEPVEQEAQIRLMEKLRNHAGQDSVRVLRPADSDDTTVCWQMAMENMDTPTALIFSRQNINSLPEGTDYQQTRKGAYIVTGSDDQFDVILVASGSEVSTCIDGAALLRKDGLKVRVVTAPSEGLFRRQSKDYQEQVLPKDAKIFGLTAGLPVTLEGLVGANGKVFGLNSFGFSAPYKVLDEKLGFTPENVYEQVKAFLA; the protein is encoded by the coding sequence ATGAATGACAAGAAATTGATGAACAGAGCAGCGGATAACATTAGAATTCTCGCAGTGTCAATGGTAGAAAAGGCTAAGTCGGGACATCCCGGTGGTGCTATGGGTGGTGCGGACTTTATCAACATCCTTTTCTCTGAATTTCTCGTCTATGACCCAGAACAACCGGAATGGGCAGGACGTGACCGCTTCTATCTCGACCCAGGTCACATGTCTCCAATGCTTTACGCAGCACTGACCCTACAGGGAAAGTTTACGGTTGATGATATAAAACAGTTCCGCCAGTGGGGTTCAATCACTCCCGGTCATCCAGAGCGTGACATTGCTCACGGCATAGAGAACTCGTCAGGTCCACTTGGACAAGGCCATGCTTACGCTGCCGGTGCAGCTGTAGCCGAGAAGTTCCTTGAGGCACGTCTTGGCAAAACCATGATGCAACACAAGATATATGCCTACATCTCTGACGGTGGTATTCAGGAAGGTATCAGCAGCGAAGTAGGACGTTTGGCTGGAAACTTAGGGCTGAACAATCTCATCATGTTCTATGACTCCAACGGCATTCAGCTCTCTACAGAGTGCGCTGCCGTCATGACAGAAGATACTGCCATGAAGTACCAGGCGTGGGGATGGAACGTTATGAAGATTGCAGGAAACGACCCGGATGCCATTCGTGAAGCTCTTGTCGCTGCAAACAAGGAAGAACATCGCCCGACCCTTATCATCGGCGAGACCGTTATGGGCAAGGGAGCACTGCAGGCTGACGGCAGTAGCTACGAGAACAGCATAAAGACTCACGGTGCACCACTTGGCGGAGACGCATATACAAATACCATAAAGAATCTTGGTGGTGATATTGAAGACCCATTCAAGATTTTCCCGGAAGTACAGAAACTCTATAGCGACCGTGCTGCAGAACTCAGAAAGATTGTCGCAGAACGTCACGCAGCTGAAGCAGCTTGGGAGAAAGAAAACCCGGAGAAGGCTGAACTGATGCGTCAGTGGTTCTCTGGCAAGGCTCCGAAGATTGACTGGAGTGGTCTTGTACAGAAGCGTGACATCCCTACACGTAATGCTTCTGCCGCCTGCCTCGGTCTGCTTGCAGAACAAGTACCTAACCTGATCGTATCATCAGCCGACCTCAGTAATTCTGACAAGACTGATGGATTCCTCAACAAGACACATTCACTCACACGCGGCGACTTCAGCGGCGCCTTCTTCCAGGCAGGTGTCAGTGAGTTGGCAATGGCATGTATGTGTATCGGTATGATGCTTCATGGAGGTGTCATCACAGCTATGGGAACTTTCTTTGTATTCTCTGACTACATGAAACCAGCTGTACGCATGGCTGCTCTCATGCAGGTTCCTGTGAAGTTTATCTGGACACACGACGCTTTCCGTGTCGGTGAAGATGGTCCTACACATGAGCCGGTTGAGCAGGAGGCACAGATTCGTCTGATGGAGAAACTAAGGAACCATGCCGGACAGGACTCTGTACGTGTACTTCGTCCTGCCGACAGCGATGACACAACTGTTTGCTGGCAGATGGCAATGGAGAACATGGATACGCCGACAGCACTCATCTTCTCGCGTCAGAACATAAATAGCCTGCCCGAAGGAACTGACTATCAGCAGACACGCAAGGGTGCTTATATCGTAACAGGTTCAGACGACCAGTTTGACGTTATCCTCGTTGCAAGCGGCTCAGAGGTCTCTACCTGCATTGATGGTGCCGCACTGCTGCGTAAGGACGGACTGAAGGTACGTGTTGTAACAGCACCGTCAGAGGGTCTCTTCCGTCGTCAGAGCAAGGACTACCAGGAACAGGTATTGCCGAAGGATGCCAAGATCTTCGGTCTTACAGCAGGACTTCCTGTCACCCTTGAAGGCTTGGTCGGTGCCAACGGTAAGGTCTTTGGTCTCAACAGCTTCGGCTTCTCAGCACCTTACAAGGTGCTCGACGAGAAATTAGGCTTCACCCCAGAGAATGTCTACGAGCAAGTTAAAGCATTTTTAGCATAA
- a CDS encoding NUDIX hydrolase: MNKYYKGEPKLLVSVDCIVLGFENKKLQLLVGKRKVEPYSGKLSLYGGFVRENESLKEAANRVLYQCTGINDIYMRQVGAFGETDRDPGDRVISIAYCALINVSDYDHQLLEENDLQWVDIDKLPELYGDHIAMVQMALSQLRKLLHKDPISFNLLPDLFTLTQLQHVHEAILGTEIDKRNFRKRIKQIDFIEKTNFIDKITSKRGAALYRINKQAYMDATL; encoded by the coding sequence ATGAATAAATACTATAAAGGAGAACCTAAACTGCTGGTATCGGTGGACTGCATCGTACTGGGTTTTGAAAACAAGAAACTTCAGCTACTTGTCGGTAAACGAAAAGTTGAGCCGTACAGCGGTAAACTGTCACTTTATGGCGGTTTCGTAAGAGAAAACGAAAGCCTGAAGGAAGCTGCAAACCGCGTCTTGTATCAGTGTACAGGCATCAACGACATTTACATGCGACAGGTGGGAGCATTCGGTGAAACCGACCGTGACCCGGGCGACCGTGTCATTTCTATTGCTTACTGTGCACTCATCAATGTTTCTGATTATGACCATCAACTACTGGAAGAGAACGACCTTCAATGGGTTGACATCGACAAGTTGCCGGAACTGTACGGTGACCATATCGCTATGGTACAGATGGCTTTGAGCCAACTACGTAAGCTCCTTCACAAAGATCCCATCAGCTTCAATCTTCTCCCGGACCTCTTTACTCTCACACAACTTCAACATGTCCATGAGGCTATCTTAGGAACAGAGATTGACAAGCGAAACTTCCGCAAGCGTATTAAGCAGATTGACTTCATTGAGAAAACGAACTTCATTGATAAGATTACAAGCAAACGTGGCGCAGCCTTGTATCGCATCAACAAGCAGGCATACATGGACGCAACGCTATAA
- the galK gene encoding galactokinase, whose translation MDIEFVRSRFIKHFDGKTGNIYFSPGRINLIGEHTDYNGGFVFPGAVDKGIMAEVRPNGTNTIMCYSIDLKDRVEFKVDDPEGPRATWARFIYGMVQEFKALGVDVKGFNIAFAGDVPLGAGMSSSAAMESCFGCALNDLFADNKISKWDIALAGQATEHKYIGVNCGIMDQFASVFGQEGKLMRLDCRSREFEYFPFNPQGYKLVLVNSKVKHELVGSPYNDRRRSCENVVAAMCKHFPEKKFETLRDANWDELEAVKAEVSAEDYQRAHFVLGEKERVLAVCDALLAGDYETVGQKMYETHHGLSKEYEVSCEELDFLNDVAKENGVTGSRIMGGGFGGCTINLVKDELYDKFIADATEKFNAKYGHAPEVYPVVISEGSHKVC comes from the coding sequence ATGGACATAGAATTCGTAAGAAGTCGTTTCATCAAACATTTCGACGGCAAGACCGGAAACATTTATTTCTCACCAGGACGTATCAACCTCATCGGCGAACACACCGACTATAACGGTGGTTTCGTATTCCCAGGTGCAGTGGACAAAGGCATCATGGCTGAGGTTCGTCCAAACGGTACAAACACCATAATGTGCTATTCTATCGACCTCAAGGACCGTGTAGAGTTCAAGGTTGACGACCCAGAGGGACCACGCGCAACATGGGCACGTTTCATCTATGGTATGGTACAGGAGTTCAAGGCTCTCGGTGTTGACGTAAAGGGTTTCAACATTGCCTTTGCAGGTGATGTGCCTCTCGGAGCAGGTATGAGCTCTTCCGCTGCTATGGAGAGTTGCTTCGGATGTGCGTTGAACGACTTGTTCGCTGACAATAAGATTTCAAAGTGGGACATCGCACTCGCAGGTCAGGCTACAGAGCACAAGTATATCGGTGTGAACTGTGGTATCATGGACCAGTTTGCAAGTGTCTTCGGACAGGAAGGCAAGCTGATGCGTCTTGACTGCCGCAGCCGAGAGTTCGAGTACTTCCCATTCAACCCACAGGGTTACAAGCTCGTTCTTGTAAACTCAAAGGTTAAGCACGAACTCGTTGGTAGCCCATACAACGACCGCCGCAGAAGCTGTGAGAATGTTGTTGCTGCAATGTGCAAGCACTTCCCAGAAAAGAAGTTCGAGACACTGCGTGATGCTAACTGGGACGAACTGGAGGCTGTCAAAGCAGAGGTGAGTGCTGAAGATTACCAGCGTGCACACTTCGTACTGGGTGAGAAGGAACGTGTACTCGCTGTCTGCGACGCACTCCTTGCTGGTGACTATGAGACAGTAGGTCAGAAGATGTATGAGACACATCACGGTCTTAGCAAGGAGTATGAGGTAAGCTGCGAAGAGCTTGACTTCCTCAACGACGTTGCTAAGGAGAATGGCGTGACTGGCTCTCGTATCATGGGCGGCGGCTTTGGCGGTTGCACTATCAACCTTGTCAAGGATGAACTGTATGACAAATTCATTGCAGATGCAACTGAGAAGTTCAATGCAAAGTATGGTCATGCACCAGAAGTTTATCCAGTGGTTATCAGTGAAGGTTCCCACAAGGTTTGCTAA
- a CDS encoding MFS transporter, giving the protein MENQTNKKGTLVAIITMMFLFAMISFVTNMAAPFGTIWKQHYEWAGMMGNMMNFAAYLFMGIPAGMMITKHGYKKTALVALALGFIGIAIQYGSSRMDGNAISTYVVYLLGAFVCGFCVCILNTVVNPMLNLLGGGGNRGNQLIQTGASLNSLAATLTPMVAGSMIGEITKGTSLKAVTPLLLIALVIFAASFVIVWFTQLTEPETEKSDVIGGIKGALGYRQLVLGIIAIFFYVGVEVGIPGQLLFYLSEPIAEGGVLGSAAIAGLIAGIYWLLMLVGRFVSAFISGKVSSRTQLTVTSALAIVLLLVAIFMSETSKMSLTIPNIAESTWIEAEVPTKVLFIILCGICTSVMWGVIFNLATEGLGKYTATASGLFMTMVVGGGVMPLIQNLMATKIGDINSYWLIVGMLAYMLFYALIGSHPSKKA; this is encoded by the coding sequence ATGGAAAATCAAACTAACAAGAAAGGAACCTTGGTAGCTATTATTACCATGATGTTCCTGTTTGCTATGATCTCTTTCGTCACCAACATGGCTGCACCTTTCGGTACAATCTGGAAACAGCATTACGAGTGGGCTGGCATGATGGGTAACATGATGAACTTCGCTGCCTATCTGTTCATGGGTATCCCTGCCGGTATGATGATTACAAAGCATGGTTACAAGAAAACTGCTCTTGTTGCTTTAGCACTTGGCTTCATCGGTATTGCCATCCAATATGGTTCAAGTAGAATGGACGGAAACGCTATCAGCACATACGTAGTTTATCTGCTCGGTGCCTTCGTTTGCGGTTTCTGTGTTTGTATCTTGAATACTGTAGTAAACCCAATGCTGAACCTTCTTGGTGGCGGTGGTAACCGTGGTAACCAGCTTATCCAGACTGGTGCATCATTGAACTCACTCGCAGCAACATTGACTCCAATGGTTGCAGGTTCTATGATTGGTGAGATTACAAAGGGAACATCCCTAAAGGCTGTCACCCCACTGCTGCTCATCGCATTGGTTATCTTTGCAGCCTCCTTCGTTATCGTTTGGTTTACACAGTTGACAGAGCCTGAGACAGAGAAGTCTGACGTTATTGGTGGCATCAAAGGCGCTTTAGGATATCGCCAGTTGGTACTTGGTATCATTGCCATCTTCTTCTACGTAGGTGTTGAGGTTGGTATCCCTGGTCAGCTCCTGTTCTACCTCAGTGAGCCAATTGCAGAGGGTGGTGTGCTCGGTAGTGCTGCCATTGCAGGTCTTATTGCTGGTATCTACTGGCTGCTGATGCTTGTTGGTCGCTTCGTAAGTGCCTTCATCAGTGGCAAGGTTTCTTCACGTACACAGCTTACAGTTACTTCGGCTTTAGCTATTGTTCTTCTGCTCGTTGCAATCTTCATGTCTGAAACAAGCAAGATGAGCCTTACAATTCCTAATATTGCTGAGAGTACATGGATTGAGGCAGAAGTTCCAACAAAGGTGTTGTTCATCATCCTTTGCGGTATCTGTACATCAGTAATGTGGGGTGTTATCTTCAACCTCGCAACAGAAGGTCTCGGCAAGTACACAGCAACAGCTTCTGGTCTGTTCATGACCATGGTTGTCGGCGGTGGTGTAATGCCATTAATCCAGAACCTCATGGCTACCAAGATTGGCGACATCAACAGCTATTGGCTCATTGTCGGCATGCTCGCATACATGCTCTTCTACGCTTTGATTGGTTCACATCCTTCAAAAAAGGCTTAA
- a CDS encoding aldose epimerase family protein, with product MVNVEETHYVCGLKKEDFQTTIDGKKTDLYVLRNAKGNEVAVTNYGGAIVAIMVPDKEGNLANVIQGHDNIQEVINSPEPYLSTLIGRYGNRIAKGRFQLNGKEYNLAINNGPNSLHGGKKGFNAKVWDAVQVNDHAVVLKYTSSYGEEGYTGEVDIWVAYSFTDDNELVIKYSAKTNKKTIINLTSHGFFSLAGIANPTPTIDDLECQINADFYLPIDETSIPTGEILKVAGTPFDFREPKPVGQDIDADHEQIKNGAGYDHCFVLNKKEEGELSFAARIKEPKSGRTMEVYTTEPGVQVYTDNWADGYKGQHGATFPRRSAICFEAQHFPDSPNHPYFPSVILEPCKEYTQRTIYKFGVEK from the coding sequence ATGGTAAATGTCGAAGAGACACACTACGTGTGTGGTCTGAAGAAAGAGGACTTCCAGACTACGATAGATGGTAAGAAAACCGATCTCTATGTACTCAGAAATGCCAAGGGCAATGAGGTTGCAGTCACTAATTACGGTGGTGCGATTGTTGCTATCATGGTTCCTGACAAAGAAGGAAACTTGGCAAATGTCATCCAAGGACATGATAATATACAAGAGGTCATCAATTCACCAGAACCTTATCTTTCAACCCTTATTGGCCGTTATGGTAACCGCATTGCCAAAGGACGTTTCCAGTTGAATGGGAAGGAGTACAACCTTGCCATCAACAATGGTCCTAACTCACTGCATGGAGGAAAGAAAGGATTTAATGCAAAGGTATGGGATGCGGTACAGGTAAACGACCACGCTGTTGTATTGAAGTACACATCTTCATACGGAGAGGAAGGCTACACGGGCGAAGTTGACATCTGGGTAGCCTATTCATTCACAGATGATAACGAACTTGTTATCAAGTATTCAGCAAAAACCAACAAGAAGACAATCATCAACCTTACCAGCCATGGCTTCTTCTCACTGGCAGGTATTGCTAATCCAACACCAACGATTGATGACTTGGAGTGTCAGATAAATGCCGATTTCTATCTCCCTATTGACGAGACATCTATCCCGACAGGTGAGATTCTGAAGGTTGCCGGTACGCCATTCGACTTCCGTGAGCCAAAGCCTGTAGGTCAGGACATTGATGCTGACCATGAGCAGATTAAGAATGGTGCTGGTTACGACCATTGCTTCGTTCTGAATAAGAAAGAAGAGGGAGAACTTTCATTCGCTGCACGTATCAAGGAGCCAAAGAGCGGAAGAACAATGGAGGTTTACACCACAGAGCCTGGCGTTCAGGTATATACTGACAACTGGGCTGACGGTTACAAAGGTCAGCACGGTGCAACCTTCCCACGCCGCAGTGCCATCTGCTTTGAAGCACAGCACTTCCCAGACAGTCCGAACCATCCTTACTTCCCTTCAGTTATCCTGGAGCCATGTAAGGAGTACACGCAGAGAACTATCTATAAGTTCGGTGTAGAGAAATAA
- a CDS encoding bifunctional folylpolyglutamate synthase/dihydrofolate synthase: MTYQETVEYLFNSTPVFEHVGASAYKEGLETTKALDEHFGHPHTHFLSIHVAGTNGKGSCSHTLAAILQAEGYKVGLYTSPHLVDFRERIKVNGEMISEQEVIDFVEQERAFFEPLHPSFFELTTALAFKYFAEQKVDIAIIEVGLGGRLDCTNIITPILSIITNISLDHIQFLGNTLGAIAAEKAGIIKHGVPVVIGESVPETQIVFKAKAQKEESLIIFAEDIPTVLSSHPHPDGGIAYHTRFFGDIVGELGGNYQEKNTNTVLTAAMQLYNKGVIKNTDSIVKGFANVYKATGLMGRWQKLQANPLVICDTGHNAGGWTYLSQQINRQACKQKRMVFGMVDDKDLHAVMSMLPDDAIYYWTQPSTHRAFPAEKVAETADDYDLHGKVYPTVLEAYRAALQDADKDDFIFVGGSSYVVADLLSGL; this comes from the coding sequence ATGACCTACCAAGAAACAGTAGAATATCTATTCAACAGCACACCCGTCTTTGAACACGTCGGGGCTTCTGCCTACAAAGAAGGACTTGAGACTACAAAGGCATTAGATGAACACTTCGGTCATCCACACACCCACTTCCTTTCTATCCATGTTGCAGGAACCAACGGAAAAGGTTCATGCTCACATACGTTGGCGGCTATCCTCCAAGCTGAAGGATATAAAGTCGGACTCTACACCAGTCCGCACCTCGTTGACTTCCGCGAGCGTATCAAAGTCAACGGAGAAATGATTTCAGAACAGGAGGTTATAGATTTTGTTGAACAAGAACGTGCCTTCTTTGAACCGCTCCACCCTTCTTTCTTTGAACTCACAACAGCATTGGCTTTCAAGTATTTTGCTGAACAAAAGGTTGATATTGCCATCATCGAAGTGGGTTTAGGTGGTAGACTTGATTGCACAAACATCATCACCCCTATCCTATCGATTATCACCAACATATCTCTCGACCACATCCAATTCCTCGGCAACACACTCGGGGCAATCGCAGCAGAGAAGGCTGGTATTATCAAACATGGTGTACCCGTCGTTATTGGTGAGTCAGTGCCTGAAACACAAATTGTCTTCAAGGCAAAAGCACAGAAGGAGGAGTCGCTCATTATCTTTGCAGAAGACATCCCCACAGTACTTTCTTCTCACCCACACCCTGATGGAGGCATTGCTTATCATACTCGTTTCTTCGGCGACATTGTAGGCGAATTGGGCGGTAACTATCAAGAGAAAAACACCAACACTGTGCTCACGGCAGCCATGCAGCTATATAATAAAGGTGTCATCAAGAATACCGACAGCATTGTGAAAGGCTTTGCTAATGTATACAAGGCAACTGGGCTGATGGGGAGATGGCAGAAGCTGCAAGCAAATCCATTGGTTATTTGCGACACAGGTCACAACGCTGGCGGTTGGACCTACCTCTCACAACAAATCAATCGCCAAGCATGTAAACAGAAGCGCATGGTCTTCGGAATGGTAGACGACAAAGACCTGCATGCGGTTATGTCTATGCTCCCCGATGATGCCATCTATTATTGGACACAACCGAGCACACATCGTGCCTTCCCAGCAGAAAAGGTTGCAGAAACAGCCGACGACTACGATTTGCACGGAAAGGTCTATCCAACAGTCCTTGAAGCCTACCGAGCAGCCCTTCAAGATGCCGATAAAGATGATTTCATCTTCGTTGGTGGCTCAAGCTATGTGGTTGCCGACTTGCTAAGTGGGCTTTAA
- the dnaJ gene encoding molecular chaperone DnaJ: protein MAKRDYYEVLGVSKNASEDEIKKAYRKLAIKYHPDRNPGDDEAEAKFKEAAEAYDVLHDPQKRQQYDQFGFDAPGGGFGGSNPFGGGGFSMDDIFSMFGDVFGGHGGSFGGFGGGRHQAPKYRGTDLRLKVRLSLQEVATGVTKKFKVRKDVTCNHCHGSGAESGSGTETCQNCHGSGVEIRTQQSIFGMMQTQTTCHVCNGEGTIIKNKCTHCHGEGIVKGEEVVEINIPAGVAEGMVVNVPGKGNAGRHNGVAGNIQVYIEEENNDTFVRDGQNVIYNLLLDFPTAALGGQVEIPTIDGSNVKIKIEPGTQPGKTLRLRGKGLPAVQGYGNGTGDLVVHISIYVPKELNKEEKRMIEELRQSENFRGDNSTKRSIFENFKKLFS, encoded by the coding sequence ATGGCAAAAAGAGATTACTATGAGGTGCTGGGTGTCAGCAAGAATGCCTCTGAAGACGAGATAAAGAAAGCATACAGAAAACTTGCCATCAAGTATCATCCCGACCGCAATCCGGGAGATGATGAAGCCGAGGCTAAGTTTAAGGAAGCTGCTGAAGCCTACGATGTATTGCACGACCCACAGAAGCGTCAGCAGTATGACCAGTTTGGCTTTGATGCTCCTGGTGGTGGCTTTGGTGGTAGCAATCCATTCGGTGGTGGCGGTTTCTCCATGGACGACATCTTCTCTATGTTCGGTGATGTGTTCGGCGGACATGGTGGAAGTTTCGGAGGTTTCGGAGGTGGCAGGCATCAGGCACCCAAGTATCGTGGAACTGACCTTCGATTAAAGGTTCGTCTCTCCTTACAAGAGGTTGCAACAGGCGTTACCAAGAAGTTCAAGGTGCGCAAGGATGTAACCTGCAACCACTGTCATGGCTCTGGTGCAGAGAGTGGAAGCGGCACAGAGACTTGTCAGAACTGTCATGGTTCGGGCGTTGAAATCCGCACACAGCAGAGTATCTTTGGTATGATGCAGACCCAGACAACCTGTCACGTATGTAATGGTGAGGGAACTATCATCAAGAACAAGTGTACTCACTGTCATGGTGAAGGTATTGTAAAGGGCGAGGAAGTTGTTGAAATCAACATTCCGGCTGGTGTAGCTGAAGGTATGGTTGTCAATGTACCTGGTAAAGGTAATGCCGGCAGACACAATGGTGTAGCGGGTAACATACAGGTATATATTGAGGAAGAAAACAACGACACCTTTGTTCGTGATGGTCAGAATGTGATCTATAACCTTCTCCTTGACTTTCCAACAGCTGCATTAGGCGGACAGGTTGAGATTCCTACCATCGACGGCAGTAACGTAAAGATAAAGATTGAACCCGGCACACAGCCCGGCAAGACGCTCCGTCTGCGTGGCAAGGGTCTTCCTGCCGTACAAGGCTATGGCAACGGCACTGGTGATTTAGTGGTTCACATCAGCATTTATGTTCCAAAGGAACTGAATAAGGAAGAAAAGAGAATGATTGAGGAGTTGCGCCAAAGCGAGAACTTCCGTGGTGATAACAGCACTAAGCGTTCTATCTTTGAGAACTTCAAAAAGCTCTTTAGCTAA